The Pediococcus inopinatus region CGGCGTCGATCGTTTGATTAAACTAGGGTATATGTCAAAAGAACAGTCTGCCACTGATGCGCGAATGAAGATGCTTAAATTAACAAAACTTGGAAAGCAAAAGTACCACCAGTTAGTTAATCGGTTACCAACTATTAACGGATTCCTTGTCGACTCGTTAACCGCAAACCAGGTGAACGATTTTAAACAAATTATGAAAAATATGGAAACAAATTTGGACAGTTTAATTAAATGAGATTAAAAAAAGGAGCGTGTCGCTCATGACTGAATATGTAAAAGTTTATGGTAAAACTAATCAAGATTTAGTGATGCCAGATGAATTTGGACTAGTTTCTTCAGATTTACGAAAACGGAATGGTGAACAAGTTCGGGTTGAACGTTACCAACACGGCAAAAACGTAGTGCCCAACAATGCCCATGTGACTTTAGTGTTTGGTGAAGATGAACGTCTAATTAGTTACAATAATTTTGTTGGCGATTTAAATGCACCATTGCCAGCTAAAGATGCTTTGGTTCAGCAAGCGATGGCTGTATGGCAAAATTTGGATGCCCAGTATGCTGCTGGATTAGACTTTATGAGAATCGATAATTTGAAACGTTTTTATTTTGATGAGCAAGGAAAACTAAACGAATTTGCAGTGCTTTGGGTCAAATTTGCCCATCGCAATGGTTCCTATAATTGGGTTACTTTTGGTCCCGGCGGTCAGATAATGGAAGTTGAACGTGAATCTCATTGGGATTATATGCGGTCCAGACGTGCCACTGAGGAATGGAATTATGATAACTGGGTTCTTGCAAGAGAAGGCAAAGGGCCACAGTTAGCAGCTCCGGAAGCATTGGCCTAGAAAAATGTGAGGTGTTAGATGAACGATGTTGAGTATGACCGAACTATTAAGAAACTAGGTAGTTTGCGAGAACGTTTGCGACGATTAGAGGAAGATGATTACGTGACGGCCTCGTACAAGGGGTATAGCTCTGACGGTTTAACTTTAAATGAGATTTTAGAAGCAATTCAATCTGTGAATAAATCAATTGAATTGGCGGAAAATAAATTGGCAGACGAGCCCAAACAGTATTGATAAAGTGCTAACTTGAAAATTTTGAATAACGAAGGGTGCAGGGTTTGTTCTGGCATCCTTTTTTTATTTTTTGAATAATTATTATTAAAAGATGCATATTTTGGGAATAATTAGTGCTAAAATAGGCAAGTATTTCTATTTTAGAGAGAAGGATTTGTTTTGGACGATTTGGAAAACACCAACCAGCATAAGATTGGTCTGGTTGGCCTAATTTTGATGGTGTTCACTTCCATTTATGGAATTTCAAATACTACGGTTGCCTATGATCAAATGGGTTACGGCGCGATTTTGTGGTATGTGTTGGGGGCAATTTTATTTTTCCTTCCCAGCGTTATGATGTTTGCCGAATATGGATCGAGTTTTAAAGAGGCTCACGGAGGAATCTATTCGTGGCTAGCCGGATCAATTGGCGAAAAACTAGCTTTTATTGGCACGTTCATCTGGTTATCTGGGTGGATTGTCTGGCTAGTGTCGGAAGCTTCGAAAATTTGGATTCCGTTTGCGACAATGTTTTCTGGACATGACACCACCCAATCGTGGCACTTTCTAGGATTGAACAGCATTCAAACGATTGGTCTGATTGCAATTGTATTCATGATTGCAGTGACATTTTTCTCCACACACGGGATTAATCAAATCGCGCGTTTTGCAGCGTTTGGAGGAATTATTACCCTGACCATCACGGCTCTATTTCTGTTGATTAGTTTAGTGTTATTAGCAGTTCACAGTGGTCATTTGGCCCAGCCGTTTACCGCACGCTCAATTATTCATTCGCCAAACGGGCAATTCGGATCACCAATTGCGATTATGTCGTTTATTGTGTACGCCATTTTTGCTTATGGTGGAATGGAAACGATGGGCGGGGTTGTCGATAATGTCAAAGATTCATCTAAGACATTTCCGCGGGCTATGATTATTTCCACCATCATTATGTTAGTGGCTTACTCACTTGGCATCTTTCTTTGGGGAGTGAGCGCGAACTGGCAGGCGGTGCTTGGCAATAAGACGAGTGATTTGGGCAACGTTTTGTACGTTTTAATGAATAATTTAGGGGTTTCCATTGGCAAAACTATGCACTTATCAGGAGCCGCCAGCATTACGATGGGTAACTGGTTTGCGCGGGTAATCGGAATTGAAGAATTTTTATCCGATATGGGTGCCTTTTTCGTGCTTGTTTATTCACCTTTAAAGTCATTTATCATGGGATCACCAGCCAAGTTCTGGCCGAAGAAAATGACGAAACTAAACAAATTTGGCGTACCCGCATTTTCGATGTGGATTCAAGCCATTATTGTGGTGGTCATCATATTTGCAGTTTCATTTGGTGGCAGTAATGCACAGTCGTTTTACACGGTTTTACAGGATATGGAAAATATTTCTTCAGCGGTTCCGTACTTATTCTTGGTTGGGGCATTTCCGTTCTTTAAAAAGCGGACTGACTTAGAGCGGCCGTTTGTTTTCTTTAAAAACAAGACCATGACCTGGTCAATTACCATCATCACTTGGTTTGTGATTTTAATTGGCATTATCTTCACCGTGGTTGAACCTCTTTCAATTCACGATTATTACACGGCGTTTTGGACAGTAATTGGACCGGTATTCTTTGCGCTAGTTGCTTGGATATTTTATGAAGTGTCGGTTAAAAAGAGGAAAATCGATGTGCCAGATATTGATGATATTGATTAGCCTAAGCTAACAAGAAAACTTAGGGTAAGTGGTCAATAATACTAAACGAAAATAGAGATCGAAAATTTTAATTGAAAAATTTTCAATCTCTATTTTTAATGTAATTATTTTAGATTAGTGTACAAATTTTAAACTTTACCGATAGATTGTCTTTGACCACAGCAGTCTGGACTTATTGGAAAGTAGTTCTTTTAAAAATTAAAAATATCCTTTACGGCTTCCAAAGTTAACCGAACGAGTTTTGAATTTGCCTGGCCTACAATTTCTCCGTGCCGACTTTGAAAATCAAATCCGTGTAACTGTTGAAAGAGTAACATGCCTTTGATGCCTAATCTTGGATCAACAATCTGTTGGCGAAAAGGATCATTTTCGCGAACTGTACTGGTAACAGGAATAACCTGTACTAGTGGCGTGGTTTCGTTATATTCGGTGGCACTAACCACTAAACATGGACGCCGGATGTTATTTTTATTAGGGTTGTGACCGCCTGTTTCGTGTCCAGAATGAGGCTCAAAATCTAACCAAATGATGTCGCCTTGTTGTGGTTTTTTCACCATGAGTCATTAATCCTTTCTGAACCAACTGGAGGTTGCGTGTTGGGATCATAACCTAAATCATCGATGTCTTGTTGATAGTTATAATTTTTAGCTGCCTGTGTTGCATAACGATTTGTTTTTTTAGTGGGCTTAATGGGTACATAAATAATTCCAGCACTGGTCTGTGTAACTGCCAGTTCTGTGCCAGCATTAATATTTGCTTCTTTTGGGATAGTTACGGTGACCGAATTTCCTTGACGTCTTGTTTTATAAATACCTAAATATTTTTCGGAATCCATCATACTCACACTCCTTTGTATCTATAGTTTATCATGTATCTATTGTAAATACCAAACTGGAGATTGCAGGATATATGTGGCTACTCGACGGAACTTAAAAAGTAGCCGGACGGAAATTTAATTGCACTACGCAACAAAACTTTGACCGTTTAATTTTAGCAGTGGACATTAAACGTGACGTGGACTATTTTTAAATTAGTTATTAAATAAAGATAGCAAGTCAGAGTTATGTAAAAACGTATTTTTGATTGTGGTGAGAAATGTCCTGATGAAAGCACACTTCAGATTATTTCTGGTAAATGGAAAAAACTACAAAATAATGAAAAAGCTAGATTTGTTTAGACGTTGATCAAAGCTTTACCGGAATGGAGACGATATACCATGAAGGCGAATTGATTAGCATAACAAAGGAGGAAAAATATGAATGAGCGAGTAACATTTGCTAAAAAAGTACTAGAGTTTAATAAAGAGTTATCACACATTTCTATAGACTTACCTGAGGGCTTTAGAATTGTGAATCCATACAATGGAGAGCAGAGAGAAGCTGTCCATCGTATAACTACTACGTTCTATCAGAAATATTTTAACGATACTTTGCCTCGTCGATTAATACTAGGGAGTTCTCCTGCACGGCGCGGGACTGCTAGAACAGGAATCCCCTTTGAGGATGCAGATCATCTTAAAAAAGAAACCGGGATTCTGATTGATAATTTTCACATCAACCAGTCTTCGTCGAATTTTTTATACGATGTCATAAGTAACTATGGTGGAAGCAAGAAATTTTATGCTAATTTTTATTTAAATTTTGTGTGTCCATTAGGTTTAACTAGAATAAACGCAAAAGGAAATGAAGTAAATTGTAATTATTATGAAAGCAAACAGGTGCAGAAGCTTTTACTACCTTTTATTGTACGCTCGATTCGTCGGCAAATTAACTTCGGAATAGATACATCTGTGTGCTACTGTATCGGGAGTGGGGAAAATTACAAAGTATTAACAAAAATCAATAATGACTATCATTTTTTTAAGACGATCATTCCGCTAGAGCATCCGCGTTTTATCATGCAATACAATTCCCAAAATAAAGATAAATATATGGAAAAATATATCACCGCCTTAAGGCGCGATTAATATAGATAATTTATTAGTGACCGCAGTTGCTGGAGAAAAAAGATTACATTTAGGAGATGAAATTGTTGCGATTGACGGGGATTCGATAACGGAATTGGCAGAAAAATATAAAGAGCAACTAGATCTAATTGGAGAGCGGTAACGCTGGGATTTATTGGGCGGCTGAAGAGATGACCATTAAAACTATTAATAAAGCTACAAAAAAATTAAGCTTAATTAATATTTACCTAATTATCAAACAGAGCAGTCGTTTAAAAAATATCGCAGACATTTGGTTACATGAAATTAACAGATTTTTTTGACCCTGATGATGTGAAAAAAATGATTAAGAATAATCAAATGCAACTATCTCCAATTTGATCATGAATGTGTAGCGGGAGTGTTGAAGATCAAGCTTTTGAAAAATATATTGACCAGACCTTAGAACAGTATTATCTAAAGAATGGGTTTATATAGGTTTAACTTTTCTATTTTGGTGTGTTGTATGAAACCAGCAGCTGTTTTATTGATCGAGATGACCTAATTGGTGGTAACGAATATTATCTTGAACAAATAAAATAATGTTGGAAAATTGTACTTGATTTAAAGAAACTGATAAATAAGTCCAAAAAAAACGTTGAGAATTTAAATTCTCAACGTTTTTGTAGACAGTATTATCTGTAAATAATTACAGGTTCCGTTGCCGAAGTATTATCCCAAACCAATTTCATTTTGCTTGGGGGATTATTCAAACAACCGTGTGAGTGATACGTATCACGGTAACTTGGATTTCCATAAACCTTGGCCGGTTGCCATGGGCTATCGTGCATTCCCACGCCATCTTCCGTTAATGGCTCCCAATAAGAAACTTTACTAGAATATTTTGAACCGTTATCGTTGTTCCCTGTCAAAGTTGAAGGGCTCTGTTTGTACAGAATGTGGAACAACCCAGTTGGAGTCTCATGATTTCCTGAAAGGGTCCCACTCATAACCGGAATATCGGCTTTTTGTTTGCCATCAACATAAATATATTCATGTAAGGTAGTCAAATTAATTTCAACCCGGGTTGATCCAATTGCAGTGGAACGATTGTAACTAATATTTTGGCCAGAATAATTTTTCATATCCACAGTCGCGTTTGTTTTAACAGAGGAATCAATAAACTTCTTAGCCAACATTGCGGCTTCTGCATTTACATTGAGTGACCAGCCATAATTTGAAGCTGTCGATGTATTGGTTGAAACTGTCTTGTTGCTGTTTAAAAGCTTTACACTAATGACTTTACCCTGAGTGCTGTCAGAATTATTAATAGTTGTTAACTCAGCCTTTAAAGCAGATAAATCAATCGATGGTGTGCTACCAGGAGTTGAATTGACCAAGTATTTAGAACCACTTAATTTGTAATCCTTGCCACCTACGTGATAAACCAAGGTTTTTGATAATCCTTGCTGCAAAGCTTGTTTTGATTTTTCTGCACTAGATGTTGCGGCCTTGGTAGCTTTCACATAGTTTGTGCTGATTTTAATATCTTGGAGTTTGTTAACTTGGGTCTTATATTTGGCGAGAACTTTCGCGGCATCCACTTGAGTACCAGTTTTGCTAGCTTGTTTTTTAATGGCGCCATTCTTTAAATAGTAAGACGTCGGTTGTGCAACAGTGGCACTTTTATTATAAGCAGCAACAGCCTTGGTAACTTGATCTTTCAATGAAGTGTTTCGATAAGTCAGAGTTGTTTTAGAATTGCTGACGTCAACGGCTGCTTTCGAAGTGAACAATCCGTGGTGTTTTGTTAATTCAGATTTTATCTGAGCTTTGGTTACTTTGTCCAATTGTTGATCTTGTCCATCAACTAGTAATTTATTGTTTAGATAAACGCGATTGCTCACGGTAGAAGAAGAGTTCGCAAGCTTCTTTTCAGCCTGATTCACCGTTAAACGGGAAACGGATTGTCCGTTAATAATAGTGCCTGGCGCAAAATGAGTTTGGCCATACTGCCAAGCAAACACGCCACCCCCGATAATTATGATAATCAACACTGAAACAGTCCATGCTAACCAATGATTTTTTTTGGTCACTTTAGTTCTCCCCAAAATTTTAAATTTCTGAAACGTCTTGAGTAATTATGAAGCGTGGTGTAAAGGAAGTCAATGCAAAAAGCTTACTTTAAGTAAACTTTGATAATTACTCGAAATTGGGACTTGATTTCTTATGGTACAATTATCATTGTGGCATTTTTTCGATTTACATAATTATAAAATAAACTTTTTAAGGTGGTTATTTAATGAATACTTTTGATAAACCTGATCAACCGGTCGACCAAAATGGCCGTCCATACAATCGCCTTGCATTAGTTTTTACGCTGTTAGTTGGGACATTTAGTACTTTTCTAACAACAACGATGCTCACGACTGCTTTTCCGACGTTAATGAAATCATTTAATATTTCAACAACGACTGTCCAGTGGCTAACGACTGGATTCATGCTAATGATGGGAATTGTTATTCCGATTACCGGCTTCTTTCTGCAACGATTTTTCCACCCTCAAAACGAGGGGCAGCAATGGGCACAGCTGGACTGGTTATTGGCTTAGCACCAGCGATTGGGCCAACATTTTCTGGGTGGGTCCTTATGAACTATTCCTGGAGAATGCTATTTCTCGCCATTATGCCTATTTCATTGCTAGTTTTAATCATGGGATTTTTCACTCTACGAAAAGTATTGCCTACCAAAAAGGCGCCCGTTGATTGGTCTTCCGTTGCACTTTCCATGGTTGGATTTGGGGCGATGCTATTCGGATTTTCATCAGTAGGAACTTATTCATGGACCAGCCCAGTGGTTTACGGAACTTTGATCCTCGGGGTTGTCGTAGTGGCAATTTTCATTATGAGATCTTTAAAGATCAAGAATCCGCTATTACAATTTAAAGTTTTTGAACATTCAGATTTTACTTTATCCGCAATTTTAGTATCTATTTCAAACATGTCCATGAACGGTTTTACCCTTGTTTTACCTTTGTATCTCCAAACAATCCGTGGGGAGTCGCCATTAGTTTCTGGACTGACTCTATTACCAGGTGCGATTACAATCGGGGTTATGAATCCAATTACAGGGCGGATTTTTGATCGTTTAGGAGCTAGAAATATGGCCATCGCTGGGATGTTTTTACTAACATTAACAACTGCGGCCTTTATTCCGATTACTGCTGAGACACCGGTTTTCTATCTGGTCTGCTTGTATGCAGTGCGGATGTTCGGAATTTCAATGGTCTTGATGCCGATTACGACAACCGGGATGAATGCATTGCCCCTTAATTTAATCGGGGATGGAACGGTGGTCAATAATACGGCGCGCCAGGTCTTTGCTTCAATGGGAACAGCCATCTTAGTTTCTGTGATGGCTAGTGTGACGCTAAATCATATGCCTTCTCACGCGATTGCGAAAGCTACTCCAATCTTGTTTCAAAAACTGTCATCAAATGCAAATGTCATTGGGTTTAGATATGCCTTTTTCATTGCAACTTGTTTTGCGTTAATTGGGTTGGCCTTAACCTTCTTCTTGAAAAAAGACACACGGGAGGCATATTAATATGATTGTTATTTTCTTAATTGCTGGTGCCTTAATTTTTGCGATCAGCATGATTTTTATCCATCCGGGTGTCAAAAAAATCATATGGGTGTCGATTGGATTGATTCTCAGTATCGGTGCCGTAGTGGTCATGACCCTAAATTACAATACTTTTTTGGGAATGAAAAAGGTTAGTCAAACGCAAACCTATCCGCTGACATCAAGCGTGAAAGGACAACATGCGCTTGCTTATCAACAGCTGGGGACCAAGAATGAACGTGTTTATTTTTATGCGACAAATCCAATGCAACAAAAGTTAGCCAAAACCAATCCAAGTACTGGAACTGCAAAAGTGACGCATAATTCTAAAATGAGCCAAGTTAAGATTACGCGCACTTATCGAGTCTATCGAAATGATGGGTTACGAATTTTATTTAGTAATGGGATTCCTAATCATCAGTTTGTCAGCCAAAATTATGAATTTAGATTAATGAGTGGTTGGAAACTGAAGAAAATTGCGGTACAAGATAAGAAAAGCTAGAAATTTTACTTAAAAGCAAACAAAAACGATGTGTAAGTGTAAACTCACGCATCGTTTTTAATTTAAATAAAAAATCTCTCCAGAATTCAGAGAGATCGAGTGCATTTATGATTTAACAGCAATATCACTAACTTTTGGCAATTGGGTGACAAATTTTTGATACGCGGATTCTTCATGAGTTTCTGTAATTGCAACGTTGTCTAAGTCTGCTGCATGTAAATCAGCTTCAGAAATCTCAATGTGATGCGTTACGGTAGCATTTCCAGTTAAATCGATCGTGTACGTATTGCCAATTTGATGAACAATCGTTTTGACCATGCCACCCGGATTATAAACGGTAATTTCTTGTTCAAAATGGCCTTGATCAGGGTGGGTGATTGCAAAGGCTAAACTAGTGGCCGACATGCCAGTTCCACAGGCATTTGTAAACCCAACACCGCGTTCATACGTGCGCACAAAAAGTTTATTGTCCTCAAGAATTTGAGCAAAGCTGACGTTTACACCATCTGGAAAATAGGGATTTTCCGCATTTAATCGTTTGCCTAAAATTCCTAAATCATCGGATGCTAATTCTTCGGCAGAAACGAAGCTGATTAGGTGGGGATTAGGAACCGCGATAGCTGTAAATTTAAGATTGGGAAGAAATTCGGGGACTGGTTGATCAATTAATTTCTCAGTATTTAAGTTTTTAAATGGTAATTTTTCGGCTGCAAACGAAACCGGCGAAATTTCAACGCTAAAGGCGGGCACACTGGTTGCAAAATTGCCGGATTTACTAACTTGTAGATCAGCGTTTAATGTTTGAACCTTAAATTGGTCTATATTGGATTCTTGAGCTAAATAGCGTGAAACGGTCCGTAAACCATTTCCACACATGGATGCTTCACTACCATCCGCATTGATGACACGCATTTGGGCTGCTACGCCTTCATGATTTGATTGATCAACTACCAAAACGCCGTCAGATCCATTCAAAATACCGGTTTGCGGATCGGCAATCTTTTTAGTGAATTTTATTAGTTCTTGATCGGAGAGCCGAGTTTTTAGTTTGGTTTGATCTAACAAGAAAAAGTGGTTTTCTGAGCCATGGACTTTATCAATTTGCATGGGTGTTGCTCCCTTCGTTACTTTTTAGCGTGAAAAATTGTTGATAAATTTGTTTAACAGCTTTTTTGGCGTCCGCCCGCTCTGTGCCTAACATGATGGAAATCCGAGAAGCACCTTGATTGATCATGTGGACGCCAATATTATTTTGAGCAAGAGGACGAATGATATTTTCAATTGTCCCAATTTTAGAACGCATGCCTTCACCAACGACCATAATAATGGCGTAGTCGTCAATCCAATCGAGTTGGTCGGGGTGCAGTGTATTTTTGATATCATAACACATTTCATGAATTGTGTGGTCATCTAGCTGTTGCTTATCAAAAATGATCGTTAAATCATCGATCCCAGAAGGCATGTGTTCATATGAAACATCATATTTGTACAAAATTTGAAGGAGTTTTAATGTAAATCCCACTTCTTTATTGAGCAAATAACGATGCAGATATAGGGCAGCAAAGCGATCAGAACTGGCAACTCCGGTAATCGTATGTTTTGGCTGGAAATTTTCTTCAGGCACAATCAGAGTACCAGGTAGCTCTGGGTGATTGGTATTCTTGACGTTAATTGGGACTTGGCCTTCAATGGCTGGAATGATGGCCTCATCGTGAAATACCGAGAAACCAGCATAAGAAAGTTCACGCATTTCGCGGTAGGTCATCTTTTTGATTGCCTGGGGATGCGCTACAATTCGAGGGTCGACTGCATAGATGGCATTTACATCTGTAAAGTTTTCGTATAAATCTGCATGAAGACCGCGAGCTACAATGGCGCCTGTAATGTCGGAGCCACCTCTTGAGAAGGTGGCAATTTGGCCATTGGGCGTAAAACCAAAGAAGCCCGGGAAAATAAGTTTTTCACCACCAAATTTTAAATGGGCAAGATTGTCATAGGTTTCCGGGCGAACAGTTGCATCGCTTGGATCGTCGGTTACGATAATGCCAGCTTCAAACGGATCAACAAAGCGGGCTTTAATATCGAGTTGATTTAAAACACTAGTTAAAAGCATCGCGTTTAAACGTTCACCATGAGCTTTAAAGGCGGCCATCAGATAAGCATTGCTGGGATAATCTTCATCAGGTAAAGATTTTAATTTGGTAATGATTTTTTGAATTGGTCTAGCTGGTAAACTAAAAAATTGACCAATGGCCTCGTAGCGATCCGCAATCATTTTTATAACCGGCTTTGCATCCGTATGGTCAATAACTGCTTGTGCATAGCTAATTAGAAGATCGGTTACTTTGGTATCGGTGGAAAAACGTTTACCGGGGGCTGAAACAACGACTATTTGTCGCTTAGGGTCAGCCGTGATGATATTGATAACTTTTTGAAAATGGGGACCGTCTGCCAGCGAGCTTCCGCCAAATTTTACAACATTCATGATTAGTTATGCCACTCCTTAAAATAAATTAAAAAAGATTTTATTAGAATTTGATTAGTTATTGTGAATTTTAGCATTAAATCTATGAATAGCAATAAAAAAATTTGATTTAGGACTTAATTTCCACCGGAAGGGTTGACTATCTGTGAAAAGTATTATAAACTTTTTAATAATTTAAGAGGTTGCAACCAACATGAGTCACAAGCTGAGTTTCTATCAAACTTAGAAGCTTGTAAAAGGGGCGGTTGCCGAAGCGCTGAATCTGGATAGAGATTTAGTTAGCTGGGACGCAGTTTAAGAGACTACGGACTGTCGCAGCAAAACATGTCGGCTGCGGGGCGCTATCGACAATTGATACAGAATAACGAGAACTTAATTCTGGGATATTTTTGTTTGCGCAAAACAAAAAGATTCCTTTTTTTATTTTAAAATGGCAAAATAACAGGAGAAATACAATGGATAAGCAGTTAGGAATTCAAAAAATTAATGCAGCGGGACATTTAACAATTGGTGGGATTGATGCTGCCGACTTGGCACATCAATTCGGCACACCATTGATTGCCTATGATGTTGCGAAGATTCGCCAACAGATTCAAAATTTTAGTCGGGTGTTTGAAGAAGATCAAGTTGCCTATGAAGTGAGCTACGCC contains the following coding sequences:
- a CDS encoding MarR family winged helix-turn-helix transcriptional regulator, translated to MPKADEIDTYIRTINTVSHKLKKYVNAQLKDLGLTSSTYFFVLKVGERGQLSQDELFNLIHLNPSNITRGVDRLIKLGYMSKEQSATDARMKMLKLTKLGKQKYHQLVNRLPTINGFLVDSLTANQVNDFKQIMKNMETNLDSLIK
- the yjeM gene encoding glutamate/gamma-aminobutyrate family transporter YjeM, coding for MDDLENTNQHKIGLVGLILMVFTSIYGISNTTVAYDQMGYGAILWYVLGAILFFLPSVMMFAEYGSSFKEAHGGIYSWLAGSIGEKLAFIGTFIWLSGWIVWLVSEASKIWIPFATMFSGHDTTQSWHFLGLNSIQTIGLIAIVFMIAVTFFSTHGINQIARFAAFGGIITLTITALFLLISLVLLAVHSGHLAQPFTARSIIHSPNGQFGSPIAIMSFIVYAIFAYGGMETMGGVVDNVKDSSKTFPRAMIISTIIMLVAYSLGIFLWGVSANWQAVLGNKTSDLGNVLYVLMNNLGVSIGKTMHLSGAASITMGNWFARVIGIEEFLSDMGAFFVLVYSPLKSFIMGSPAKFWPKKMTKLNKFGVPAFSMWIQAIIVVVIIFAVSFGGSNAQSFYTVLQDMENISSAVPYLFLVGAFPFFKKRTDLERPFVFFKNKTMTWSITIITWFVILIGIIFTVVEPLSIHDYYTAFWTVIGPVFFALVAWIFYEVSVKKRKIDVPDIDDID
- a CDS encoding type II toxin-antitoxin system PemK/MazF family toxin translates to MVKKPQQGDIIWLDFEPHSGHETGGHNPNKNNIRRPCLVVSATEYNETTPLVQVIPVTSTVRENDPFRQQIVDPRLGIKGMLLFQQLHGFDFQSRHGEIVGQANSKLVRLTLEAVKDIFNF
- a CDS encoding AbrB/MazE/SpoVT family DNA-binding domain-containing protein, producing MMDSEKYLGIYKTRRQGNSVTVTIPKEANINAGTELAVTQTSAGIIYVPIKPTKKTNRYATQAAKNYNYQQDIDDLGYDPNTQPPVGSERINDSW
- a CDS encoding uracil-DNA glycosylase family protein gives rise to the protein MNERVTFAKKVLEFNKELSHISIDLPEGFRIVNPYNGEQREAVHRITTTFYQKYFNDTLPRRLILGSSPARRGTARTGIPFEDADHLKKETGILIDNFHINQSSSNFLYDVISNYGGSKKFYANFYLNFVCPLGLTRINAKGNEVNCNYYESKQVQKLLLPFIVRSIRRQINFGIDTSVCYCIGSGENYKVLTKINNDYHFFKTIIPLEHPRFIMQYNSQNKDKYMEKYITALRRD
- a CDS encoding L,D-transpeptidase: MTKKNHWLAWTVSVLIIIIIGGGVFAWQYGQTHFAPGTIINGQSVSRLTVNQAEKKLANSSSTVSNRVYLNNKLLVDGQDQQLDKVTKAQIKSELTKHHGLFTSKAAVDVSNSKTTLTYRNTSLKDQVTKAVAAYNKSATVAQPTSYYLKNGAIKKQASKTGTQVDAAKVLAKYKTQVNKLQDIKISTNYVKATKAATSSAEKSKQALQQGLSKTLVYHVGGKDYKLSGSKYLVNSTPGSTPSIDLSALKAELTTINNSDSTQGKVISVKLLNSNKTVSTNTSTASNYGWSLNVNAEAAMLAKKFIDSSVKTNATVDMKNYSGQNISYNRSTAIGSTRVEINLTTLHEYIYVDGKQKADIPVMSGTLSGNHETPTGLFHILYKQSPSTLTGNNDNGSKYSSKVSYWEPLTEDGVGMHDSPWQPAKVYGNPSYRDTYHSHGCLNNPPSKMKLVWDNTSATEPVIIYR
- a CDS encoding DUF4811 domain-containing protein, encoding MIVIFLIAGALIFAISMIFIHPGVKKIIWVSIGLILSIGAVVVMTLNYNTFLGMKKVSQTQTYPLTSSVKGQHALAYQQLGTKNERVYFYATNPMQQKLAKTNPSTGTAKVTHNSKMSQVKITRTYRVYRNDGLRILFSNGIPNHQFVSQNYEFRLMSGWKLKKIAVQDKKS
- the dapF gene encoding diaminopimelate epimerase, with protein sequence MQIDKVHGSENHFFLLDQTKLKTRLSDQELIKFTKKIADPQTGILNGSDGVLVVDQSNHEGVAAQMRVINADGSEASMCGNGLRTVSRYLAQESNIDQFKVQTLNADLQVSKSGNFATSVPAFSVEISPVSFAAEKLPFKNLNTEKLIDQPVPEFLPNLKFTAIAVPNPHLISFVSAEELASDDLGILGKRLNAENPYFPDGVNVSFAQILEDNKLFVRTYERGVGFTNACGTGMSATSLAFAITHPDQGHFEQEITVYNPGGMVKTIVHQIGNTYTIDLTGNATVTHHIEISEADLHAADLDNVAITETHEESAYQKFVTQLPKVSDIAVKS
- a CDS encoding aspartate kinase is translated as MNVVKFGGSSLADGPHFQKVINIITADPKRQIVVVSAPGKRFSTDTKVTDLLISYAQAVIDHTDAKPVIKMIADRYEAIGQFFSLPARPIQKIITKLKSLPDEDYPSNAYLMAAFKAHGERLNAMLLTSVLNQLDIKARFVDPFEAGIIVTDDPSDATVRPETYDNLAHLKFGGEKLIFPGFFGFTPNGQIATFSRGGSDITGAIVARGLHADLYENFTDVNAIYAVDPRIVAHPQAIKKMTYREMRELSYAGFSVFHDEAIIPAIEGQVPINVKNTNHPELPGTLIVPEENFQPKHTITGVASSDRFAALYLHRYLLNKEVGFTLKLLQILYKYDVSYEHMPSGIDDLTIIFDKQQLDDHTIHEMCYDIKNTLHPDQLDWIDDYAIIMVVGEGMRSKIGTIENIIRPLAQNNIGVHMINQGASRISIMLGTERADAKKAVKQIYQQFFTLKSNEGSNTHAN